One genomic region from Amaranthus tricolor cultivar Red isolate AtriRed21 chromosome 12, ASM2621246v1, whole genome shotgun sequence encodes:
- the LOC130797283 gene encoding uncharacterized protein LOC130797283, whose translation MSSVPRSMRQHYFRPLYRHVSLYALEQLQLEYNRMLELGDFVFNKCGCVLQQTHGLPCACYLHMSIGSHGTLYLDDIHEFWSTLRYTEVGDETDEGVRYPNANDKEYFQSLVEVLKSDPAVVHRTSQLLEYELHPDGAEIPEPYASPPRKGRPSTSKNMRRRKSSFEYSRSSSRGRGSTSSSRGRSSGRSSGRETQSSVGIKFSFNLSDDPGGRDFSHFPWPNNIPFILPPYLFDWINVLGDGNCGFRAIAVTELGGEEAWPLLRRAMSMEMQMNRAQYLTLYLSQESLDESIFRIGSHANGPAPFMHWMDAPMALYSAATFLNIAIAYYGSADGDSQYNCLILPLRKASGVNSVNKVIHICWVNRNHFVQLLMNDDSSPLPPIHQSWKQAADNFTKHLDTHFSTRIMLWNNLRGPRSQPTNTTADDAVNLDTP comes from the exons ATGTCTTCTGTACCAAGATCGATGCGACAGCATTACTTTAGACCtctatatcgccacgtatctctctatgccttggagcagctccagcttgagtataaccgcatgttagaactcggtgattttgtgtttaacaaatgtggttgtgtacttcaacaaacccatggattgccgtgtgcatgttatttacatatGTCCATCGGATCACATGGtactttgtatttggatgacattcatgaattctggagtactttgaggtacacagaggtaggagacgaaaccgatgaaggagtacgatacccgaacgccaatgacaaagagtactttcaatctctggtcgaAGTCCTCAAATCCGATCCCGCTGTTGTTCACCGAACGTCTCAgttacttgaatatgaactacACCCAGATGGCGCGgaaatacctgagccttacgctagtccaccgagaaagggaagaccaagcacaagtaaaaacatgagaaggagaaaaagttcatttgaatatagcagatcatcttctcgcGGTCGAGGGTCTACATCTTcttcccgcgggagatctagtggcagatctagtggtcgagagACGCAATCCTCAGTAGGAATtaagttcagtttcaacttatccg ATGATCCTGGAGGTCGAGATTTTTCACACTTTCCATGGCCTAATAACATCCCATTTATccttcctccttacttgttcgactggattaatgtgttaggtgatggtaactgtggatttagagcaattgctgtcacagagctgggaggcgaggaagcatggcctcttttaaggcgtgctatgagtatggaaatgcaaatgaacagagcgcAATACCTAACTTTGTATCTATCCCAGGAGTCACTAGACGAGTCTATATTCAGAATAGGTTCACACGCaaatggacctgctcctttcatgcactggatggatgcaccgatggctttgtactctgcagcaacatttctaaacattgccattgcttattatggttctgctgacggtgATTCGCAATACAACTGTTTGattcttccgttaaggaaagcatcgggcgtgaatagtgtaaataaagtaatacatatatgttgggttaatagaaatcattttgttcaacttttaatgaacgatgattcgtCCCCTTTACCGCCGATCCATCAAAGTTGGAAACAAGCAGCTGACAATTTCACCAAACATCTTGACACACATTTCAGTACGAGGATTATGCTCtggaataatctacgcgggCCACGATCACAACCAACTAATACcaccgctgacgatgctgtaaatttagatactccatag